The Candidatus Eisenbacteria bacterium sequence CGAGCGTGCTGCTGGCGGCATGGACGTCGACCGACGGCGCAATCGAGTGGCTCGGCCGCTCGATCCGGCCGCCGAAGAGCGAACGACGGGAGAGACGTCGAGAAGGAAAGGGGCGCAACAAGCCCGGGAAATGAGTGCTGCCTTCGGGCGTGCGTCGCGGAGGTGATCGTGTTCCTGTCGGGCCGCCAACTTTGGAAGCAGATCTCACAGACAGCGAAGTCCGCTCGGGGAAGGCGTTTCGTCGCCACGCCCTACCTGACCTCGGGAGTCGCGAAGGCACTTCACTTTCGCCGCTGTGATGTCCTCTTCTGCGCGCTGACTCTCGCAAACTGCCGCAGCGGGAGCATCGACCCCCGGGAAGTGAAACGATTGCAGCGTCGCGGGGTCACCGTCTACACGAGCGACGAACTGCACGCCAAGGTATTCCTTCTCGGACACAAAGCCATCGTCGGGTCGGCCAATCTCACCCGGCGCTCGCGCGACGTGCTCGACGAAGCCGCCGTGCTGCTCGAGGACCGTGGGTCCGTCGCGGCGGTCCGCGCGTGGTTCGAGGCCCGCCTGCATTCGCCACTACAGCCCGAGTGGCTGGCCAAGTGCATCGCGGCGTACAGGCCCCCACGGGGAACGCCTGGCCCAAAGCACGGGCGTGACCCTGCCGCAGCAAGAGAGCGAGGCCGCGGCGTGATGCTTGCCGCGCTAGTGCCACGGCGCGACGACACGAGGGATGCGAGCCTCATCGAAGAGGGGCGCGCCCGCGCCAAGCAACTGCTCAAGCATAAGCGCCGGTCGGACGTCGAGGACTTTCGCTGGAGTGGGAGCCGCGAGTTTCGGGTCGGTGACGTCGTGATCCAGATGTTCCGCGACGGGGAGGAAACGTGGGTGTCACCGCACGCACGGGTCCTCAACGTTAGGAGGCGAACCCTGAAGAACGGCAAGCGTCGCTCGTACGTCTTCCTGGAGATGCCTCGCCGCTACCGGCGCATGCGCTTCGAGGCCTTTGCAAAGCGCTGCCGCGCGTTCGGTCTCGAGATCAATGCGTGGCGAACGCGGGACGTCACGGACTCGGGGTTGATGCACCCGTTGCTGCTGCTGACGTCACCCGATGCGATGAGACGGGGCTAGGCAGGGGGGGGCGATTCGAACACGATGGAGGCCGCATGCCAAGCGAGAAGCTGAGACGGATCTTGATCGCTCGGAGCCCGTTCACGAAGGAGCAGATCGAAAC is a genomic window containing:
- a CDS encoding phospholipase D family protein; protein product: MFLSGRQLWKQISQTAKSARGRRFVATPYLTSGVAKALHFRRCDVLFCALTLANCRSGSIDPREVKRLQRRGVTVYTSDELHAKVFLLGHKAIVGSANLTRRSRDVLDEAAVLLEDRGSVAAVRAWFEARLHSPLQPEWLAKCIAAYRPPRGTPGPKHGRDPAAARERGRGVMLAALVPRRDDTRDASLIEEGRARAKQLLKHKRRSDVEDFRWSGSREFRVGDVVIQMFRDGEETWVSPHARVLNVRRRTLKNGKRRSYVFLEMPRRYRRMRFEAFAKRCRAFGLEINAWRTRDVTDSGLMHPLLLLTSPDAMRRG